From the Microplitis mediator isolate UGA2020A chromosome 6, iyMicMedi2.1, whole genome shotgun sequence genome, one window contains:
- the LOC130669848 gene encoding putative uncharacterized protein DDB_G0282133 translates to MFHPELYSLITKKSELYLASSLYDGLEDNNINQVKALLKDKEADPNVLIPSYGISPFHLVIGNESEAFAEEVTKLFLRHGGDPNVKSTDGMTPVHVAAAWGRVRVLELLLANGGDPLSTDDDGHTPFHYAFEGSYFEAIIVLAKYSSKTQDDNYDDDNNDDSNSDNEKPKVQITLEKIFINRGNVVAEYVPSEIDLTSNTFDESKQNIKRLNDLYKSDSSFSCNLPADNFSMQKKYSNTTDENYFNLFPNNNITLRRRQRAYDDNNNNSNGTNRNAISPILHDEIVSELKSGFIRDEKKLVKKIIRRLSDSFEKTCGSLNNKKWSDEIKNCKHTKKYVSLLPQPKIFKNNLECMKKKTYEALLDTSIVSKSPNFHINVNVNKNNIINRSKSLEKENSSNETSLTQPSDNNLCVKSASSTPRRKFKRKQYKSKGKEYFNSNIIDKNSSNSTYSDDCDTSSSSQNNESKSDIDDGSLLKDVARNLNDSYDDDYDKEYSELMSNDNLIRSKADKFNVDGKKILGINKIKSSSSSKGSHLLLPPGRLKNKVRDKIADEKNNEETKSDVSFNEKIKSILDSPGSSTPTSNYLSIKSELSKEEELELLYEINNIYQGNKTPPASISKRSDESWSSEEPTTLSDHFMDSLLIYKPSIDTTNECDDFYPNKKNNDSISKIKVEDKMESSDTGTYETPYRSFSSSSCDDSFVTVEEQYHYIDPEKKKAFLERRLCVLPKLDVSDKCRSGSSWLDEMPENNDNYPSKVVYKPMQGKKILTNCDLRNRLILLGEQPGPITSTTYHVYLKRLTKLEKDVDLNARMQKLSLQHERTLSPLIETALPDPWACNLQPFQDLEDRVFKEFETPKPNRRYRGGISKSYFNYILLDPRITNNLPRNGRNLSAGQRWNIFLKAIFYIGKGKATRPAAHLYDAFDYWFKNKSGEPSSKIRKILDIWRDSRGVICLHVYMNRMQEEAFTREAAMIDAIGLDKLTNCVRGNYYGIITTMGNLDKVGVGNYLLYKAMEIFMYEGERQLFPQSIT, encoded by the exons atgttTCATCcg GAATTATATTCACTCATAACGAAAAAAAGTGAACTGTATTTAGCATCTTCATTATACGATGGACTAGaagataataatataaacCAAGTAAAAGCTCTGCTAAAAGATAAAGAAGCTGATCCAAATGTTTTAATTCCATCTTATGGTATCTCGCCATTTCATCTGGTGATTGGTAATGAGTCTGAAGCATTCGCTGAAGAAGTTACCAAACTATTTTTACGTCATGGAGGTGATCCGAATGTTAAATCAACTGATGGAATGACACCAGTCCACGTAGCCGCTGCTTGGGGACGTGTGCGAGTATTAGAATTACTGCTTGCCAACGGTGGGGATCCATTGTCTACTGACGATGACGGTCATACTCCATTTCACTATGCGTTTGAAGGCTCGTATTTCGAAGCTATTATTGTCTTGGCAAAATATTCAAGTAAAACTCAAGATGACAATTACGATGATGACAATAATGATGACAGTAATAGCGATAATGAGAAGCCTAAAGTTCAAATcacacttgaaaaaatttttataaatcgtgGTAACGTAGTAGCTGAGTATGTGCCATCGGAAATTGATTTAACGAGTAATACTTTTGATGagagtaaacaaaatattaaaagattgaatgatttatataaatctGACAGTTCTTTTAGTTGTAATTTACCGgctgataatttttcaatgcaaaaaaaatattcgaatacaactgatgaaaattattttaatctttttcctaataataatataacacTTCGTCGACGTCAACGAgcttatgatgataataataataatagtaatggcACCAATAGAAACGCTATATCACCAATACTGCATGATGAAATAGTATCAGAGTTGAAGTCCGGATTTATTAGAGACGAAAAAAAActggttaaaaaaataataaggagACTTTCTGattcatttgaaaaaacttgTGGTtcattaaacaataaaaaatggagtgacgaaattaaaaattgtaagcatactaaaaaatatgtaagtttACTTCCTCAacctaaaatatttaaaaataatttagagtGTATGAAAAAGAAAACATATGAGGCATTACTTGATACATCGATCGTCAGTAAGTCAccaaattttcatattaatgttaatgtaaataaaaataatataataaatagatCGAAATCATTGGAAAAGGAAAATTCATCAAACGAAACCTCGTTAACTCAACCAtcggataataatttatgtgtTAAAAGTGCCAGTTCAACGCCAAGAAGAAAGTTTAAACGCAAACAATATAAATCTAAAGGaaaagaatattttaatagtaatattaTTGATAAGAATTCATCGAATTCGACTTACAGCGATGATTGTGATACATCGTCTTCTTCGCAAAATAATGAAAGTAAATCAGATATTGATGATGGATCTTTACTGAAAGATGTCGctagaaatttaaatgattctTATGACGACGATTATGATAAAGAATACTCGGAATTAATGAGCAATGACAATTTAATAAGAAGTAAAgctgataaatttaatgttgacggtaaaaaaatattgggaatcaataaaataaaatctagttCATCTTCCAAAGGATCTCATCTACTTCTTCCACCTGGtagactaaaaaataaagtgagAGATAAAATTGctgacgaaaaaaataatgaagaaacTAAATCAGATGTttcttttaatgaaaaaataaaatctattcttGATAGTCCAGGATCTTCAACACCGACGtcaaattatttgtcaataaaATCCGAACTTAGCAAAGAAGAAGAACTTGAGCTgctttatgaaataaataatatttaccaaGGTAATAAAACACCACCTGCTTCAATCTCGAAGAGATCCGACGAGTCTTGGTCCAGTGAGGAGCCAACAACATTATCAGATCATTTTATGGATTCGCTTTTAATTTACAAACCATCTATTGACACGACTAATGAGTGCGATGATTTTTatccaaacaaaaaaaataatgacagtattagtaaaataaaagttgaagACAAAATGGAAAGTAGTGATACTGGAACTTACGAAACTCCATATAGATCTTTTAG ttcTTCATCATGCGATGATTCATTTGTTACTGTTGAAGAGCAATATCATTACATTGATCCTGAAAAAAAGAAAGCTTTCTTAGAACGTCGGTTATGTGTTTTACc AAAACTTGACGTGTCTGATAAATGTAGAAGTGGATCCAGTTGGCTCGATGAAATGC ctgaaaataatgataattatccaTCAAAAGTTGTGTATAAACCGATGcaaggtaaaaaaattctcacaaATTGTGACCTTCGCAATCGTTTAATTTTGCTGGGAGAGCAACCTGGACCAATAACATCAACAACTTACCATGTGTATTTAAAAAGACTGACAAAATTAGAAAAAGATGTTGATTTAAACGCTCGTATGCAAAAGTTGTCACTCCAACATGAGCGAACACTTTCTCCTTTAATTGAAACCGCATTACCAGACCCTTGGGCATGTAATCTTCAACCTTTCCAAGATCTTGAGGATCGAGTATTCAAAGAATTTGAGACACCGAAACCTAATAGAAGATACCGCGGTGGTATTTCTAAATCATACTTCAATTATATTCTCCTGGATCCGCGGATTACAAATAATCTACCGCGAAACGGCCGTAATTTATCAGCAGGACAACGCTGGAATATATTTCTCAAAGCTATTTTTTATATCGGCAAAGGCAAAGCAACGCGACCAGCAGCTCACCTATATGACGCATTCGATTATTGGTTCAAAAATAAGTCTGGTGAACCCTCTAGTAAAATTCGTAAAATATTAGACATTTGGCGGGATTCAAGAGGAGTTATTTGTCTACATGTCTATATGAATCGCATGCAAGAAGAAGCTTTTACTCGCGAGGCAGCAATGATTGACGCTATAGGTCTTGATAAATTGACTAATTGCGTTCGTGGAAATTACTATGGTATTATTACGACAATGGGTAATTTGGATAAAGTCGGTGTTGgcaattatttactttataaagCTATGGAAATATTTATGTACGAGGGCGAACGACAATTATTTCCACAAAGTATtacatag
- the LOC130670556 gene encoding enkurin-like, with amino-acid sequence MVYDLDENIMELIAKPPIEIEEPPMYVSKFRNSVKRASIHGKSAHKTFGVPRVSLNPPQEFLRKHSRNEIQRTDIKHKHYHIPDYPHKLPEWKSPKKPILYYVDDRRGNSFPRKPASFSACQNVENENPQFYLEKNRMSENARKKIFNKFINNTKTSDQSSAKSEKSSEYDGLESKDNNKKSFKKHSKEPNCRYVSDEERAQLLSVS; translated from the exons atggttTATGATCTTGATGAAAATATAATGGAATTAATAGCAAAGCCACCGATTGAAATAGAAGAACCGCCAATGTACGTATCTAAATTTCGTAATTCTGTTAAAAGAGCATCTATTCATGGCAAAAGTGCACATAAAACTTTCGGTGTACCTCGAGTATCATTAAATCCACCGcaagaatttttaagaaaacatTCGCGCAATGAAATACAACGTACTGATATTAAACATAAACATTATCATATACCAGATTATCCGCACAAATTACCGGAATGGAAGTCAC CAAAGAAACCGATACTCTATTATGTTGATGATCGTCGTGGAAATTCTTTTCCACGTAAACCTGCTAGTTTTTCTGCTTGTCAAAATGtg gAAAATGAAAATcctcaattttatttagaaaaaaatcgtatGAGTGAAaatgcaagaaaaaaaatttttaataaatttataaacaatacaaAAACTTCAGATCAATCATCTGCAAAGAGTGAAAAGTCATCAGAGTATGACGGATTAGAAAGTAaagacaataataaaaaatccttTAAAAAACATAGTAAAGAACCGAATTGCCGTTACGTTAGTGATGAGGAACGTGCTCAGCTACTTTCGGTAAGCTAA
- the LOC130669849 gene encoding uncharacterized protein LOC130669849 isoform X1: MEASDYYNLSIQELVISPFAVDWSQDNQISVLTEKGVHIFELQPNPLCAYPTAKFKRSFIYASSYLPIGQFLPHMNSIINEFSRNDMYSFLLDVTLTPKIPDKIDHTPRIVGVSWSPIKLLSPSKCLLAVVTSTGAIDVTTKIRNSWYSISNLSALWWETVKDELEYDPENIQTNLVNAGKFRSNLQRLLGTAITWSPLYEDKSLSYSYLVTGYRSGDLVIWKVMKVFEIKLKVQPTIVYRTCFDINVKISKLIWVNLDTNKYLIVVGFIDGRVYGLQINKKNNTIIKESLYKYESTPDRMAVSFIQEYTRTNEVINIIITKSYFLIMLTIDKKGKLLGQQHIQLPGFSISGLTSIGKNRLVITTQDSKMYLITMKKCKLISESISHDMKPSKVHFLGLARAPSGVTLVNVTSPNVLYDHLVNREPSTIYLFNFKDDEFDHWKVLNKDDVTLGDHWDCLESIRIRASRDANPERIFPVISEDLESLSTHRLRVIMWLTLITEVMKNKKLVKKIDNFVGEVSEAQPLIFVHSAADFMIKISKKKLLSDDLRLSIHFLRLYMEVFLAGEDESTEKCISVKRAKDALSATAKLSLIEAEYCNLCGEMVTDLPWNKPTCPVGHRLPRCAITLLQVTCLKFRNCPNCGRIFHPLLDDEFDDVKCFYCDIPAIHDNRIVSISNEVEENCQNLSLRPLSDQQNSKVQESENIVSEKRSKKRKTNSGDTFTLIVNKNDETITETCHHYHRRKHKYEDGVLSYLYPSPVALNPAPFLLFFWLWAVCQ, encoded by the exons atggaaGCCAGTgactattataatttatcaatacaaGAACTTGTTATATCTCCTTTTGCTGTTGATTGGTCACAAGATAATCAAATTTCTGTTTTAACCGAAAAAGGAgttcatatattt gAATTACAACCGAATCCATTGTGTGCATATCCTACAGCTAAATTCAAACGATCATTTATTTATGCATCAAGTTATTTACCAATCGGACAATTTTTACCCCACAtgaattcaataataaatgagTTCAGTCGAAACGACatgtattcatttttattagacGTAACGTTAACACCAAAAATACCAGATAAAATAGATCATACACCAAGAATTGTTGGAGTATCTTGGTCACCAATTAAATTACTATCACCATCAAAATGTTTATTGGCTGTTGTTACATCAACTGGTGCTATAGATGTAACTACTAAAATAAGGAATAGTTGGTACTCGATAAGTAATTTATCAGCGTTATGGTGGGAAACAGTAAAAGATGAATTGGAATATGACCCAGAAAATATTCAAACAAATCTTGTCAATGCTGGTAAATTTAGAAGTAATTTACAGAGACTGCTTGGAACAGCTATAACATGGAGTCCACTCTATGAAGATAAATCATTGTCTTACAGCTATTTGGTGACTGGGTACCGTAGCGGTGATCTAGTCATCTGGAAAGTTATGaaagtatttgaaataaaactgAAAGTACAGCCTACGATTGTCTATCGCACGTGTTTTGatataaatgttaaaatttcaaaacttatTTGGGTAAATCTTGAtaccaataaatatttaattgtcgTTGGATTCATTGATGGACGAGTTTATGgtcttcaaataaataaaaaaaataatacaataattaaagaatCACTTTATAAATATGAGTCTACTCCTGATCGTATGGCTGTCAGTTTTATACAAGAATATACACGCACTAATgaagttataaatattattattactaagagttattttttaataatgttaACCATTGATAAGAAAGGAAAATTGTTGGGACAACAACACATTCAATTACCAGGATTTTCAATAtctg gtTTAACTTCGATCGGAAAAAATCGACTAGTAATAACAACACAAGACAgcaaaatgtatttaataacaatgaaaaaatgtaaattaattagcgAGAGTATCAGTCACGATATGAAACCAtcaaaagttcattttttggGATTAGCACGTGCACCAAGTGGCGTTACATTAGTAAATGTCACAAGTCCAAATGTATTGTACGATCATCTAGTGAATCGCGAGCCGAgcacaatttatttattcaacttcAAAGATGACGAATTTGACCATTggaaagttttaaataaagacGACGTAACGCTTGGTGATCATTGGGACTGTTTGGAATCAATAAGAATACGGGCGTCACGTGATGCTAATCCAGAACGAATTTTCCCAGTTATTTCTGAGGATTTAGAATCATTGAGTACTCACAGACTTCGTGTTATCATGTGGCTAACATTGATTACAGAAGttatgaagaataaaaaacttgTTAAGAAGATTGATAACTTTGTTGGTGAAGTATCAGAAGCTCAGCCATTGATATTCGTTCATTCGGCAGCTGATTTTATGATTaagatatcgaaaaaaaaattattatctgatGATTTGAGGCtttctattcattttttacgTCTTTATATGGAAGTTTTTTTGGCTGGTGAAGATGAAAGTACGGAAAAATGTATTTCAGTTAAACGGGCAAAAGATGCGTTGTCTGCAACAGCTAAATTAAGTTTAATTGAAGCAGAATATTGTAATTTGTGCGGTGAAATGGTAACTGATTTACCTTGGAATAAACCAACATGTCCAGTAGGTCATCGGTTACCGCGATGCGCTATTACACTATTGCAAGTAACATGTCTTAAGTTTCGAAACTGTCCTAATTGTGGTAGAATATTTCATCCACTGTTGGATGATGAGTTCGATGATGTCAAGTGTTTTTATTGTGATATACCGGCTATACATGACAATAGAATTGTCTCTATTAGTAATGAAGTTGAAGAAAACTGTCAAAATCTTTCTCTACGACCACTCAGTGATCAGCAGAACAGTAAAGTACAAGAAAGTGAGAATATAGTGAGTGAAAAACGATCAAAGAAACGTAAAACTAATAGCGGTGATACTTTCACTttgattgttaataaaaatgatgaaactATTACGGAAACTTG ccatcATTATCATCGTCGTAAACATAAATATGAGGATGGCGTTCTATCATATCTATATCCTTCTCCAGTTGCTTTAAATCCTGCTCCATTTTTGCTTTTCTTTTGGCTTTGGGCGGTGTGTCAGTGA
- the LOC130669849 gene encoding uncharacterized protein LOC130669849 isoform X3: MNSIINEFSRNDMYSFLLDVTLTPKIPDKIDHTPRIVGVSWSPIKLLSPSKCLLAVVTSTGAIDVTTKIRNSWYSISNLSALWWETVKDELEYDPENIQTNLVNAGKFRSNLQRLLGTAITWSPLYEDKSLSYSYLVTGYRSGDLVIWKVMKVFEIKLKVQPTIVYRTCFDINVKISKLIWVNLDTNKYLIVVGFIDGRVYGLQINKKNNTIIKESLYKYESTPDRMAVSFIQEYTRTNEVINIIITKSYFLIMLTIDKKGKLLGQQHIQLPGFSISGLTSIGKNRLVITTQDSKMYLITMKKCKLISESISHDMKPSKVHFLGLARAPSGVTLVNVTSPNVLYDHLVNREPSTIYLFNFKDDEFDHWKVLNKDDVTLGDHWDCLESIRIRASRDANPERIFPVISEDLESLSTHRLRVIMWLTLITEVMKNKKLVKKIDNFVGEVSEAQPLIFVHSAADFMIKISKKKLLSDDLRLSIHFLRLYMEVFLAGEDESTEKCISVKRAKDALSATAKLSLIEAEYCNLCGEMVTDLPWNKPTCPVGHRLPRCAITLLQVTCLKFRNCPNCGRIFHPLLDDEFDDVKCFYCDIPAIHDNRIVSISNEVEENCQNLSLRPLSDQQNSKVQESENIVSEKRSKKRKTNSGDTFTLIVNKNDETITETCHHYHRRKHKYEDGVLSYLYPSPVALNPAPFLLFFWLWAVCQ, from the exons AtgaattcaataataaatgagTTCAGTCGAAACGACatgtattcatttttattagacGTAACGTTAACACCAAAAATACCAGATAAAATAGATCATACACCAAGAATTGTTGGAGTATCTTGGTCACCAATTAAATTACTATCACCATCAAAATGTTTATTGGCTGTTGTTACATCAACTGGTGCTATAGATGTAACTACTAAAATAAGGAATAGTTGGTACTCGATAAGTAATTTATCAGCGTTATGGTGGGAAACAGTAAAAGATGAATTGGAATATGACCCAGAAAATATTCAAACAAATCTTGTCAATGCTGGTAAATTTAGAAGTAATTTACAGAGACTGCTTGGAACAGCTATAACATGGAGTCCACTCTATGAAGATAAATCATTGTCTTACAGCTATTTGGTGACTGGGTACCGTAGCGGTGATCTAGTCATCTGGAAAGTTATGaaagtatttgaaataaaactgAAAGTACAGCCTACGATTGTCTATCGCACGTGTTTTGatataaatgttaaaatttcaaaacttatTTGGGTAAATCTTGAtaccaataaatatttaattgtcgTTGGATTCATTGATGGACGAGTTTATGgtcttcaaataaataaaaaaaataatacaataattaaagaatCACTTTATAAATATGAGTCTACTCCTGATCGTATGGCTGTCAGTTTTATACAAGAATATACACGCACTAATgaagttataaatattattattactaagagttattttttaataatgttaACCATTGATAAGAAAGGAAAATTGTTGGGACAACAACACATTCAATTACCAGGATTTTCAATAtctg gtTTAACTTCGATCGGAAAAAATCGACTAGTAATAACAACACAAGACAgcaaaatgtatttaataacaatgaaaaaatgtaaattaattagcgAGAGTATCAGTCACGATATGAAACCAtcaaaagttcattttttggGATTAGCACGTGCACCAAGTGGCGTTACATTAGTAAATGTCACAAGTCCAAATGTATTGTACGATCATCTAGTGAATCGCGAGCCGAgcacaatttatttattcaacttcAAAGATGACGAATTTGACCATTggaaagttttaaataaagacGACGTAACGCTTGGTGATCATTGGGACTGTTTGGAATCAATAAGAATACGGGCGTCACGTGATGCTAATCCAGAACGAATTTTCCCAGTTATTTCTGAGGATTTAGAATCATTGAGTACTCACAGACTTCGTGTTATCATGTGGCTAACATTGATTACAGAAGttatgaagaataaaaaacttgTTAAGAAGATTGATAACTTTGTTGGTGAAGTATCAGAAGCTCAGCCATTGATATTCGTTCATTCGGCAGCTGATTTTATGATTaagatatcgaaaaaaaaattattatctgatGATTTGAGGCtttctattcattttttacgTCTTTATATGGAAGTTTTTTTGGCTGGTGAAGATGAAAGTACGGAAAAATGTATTTCAGTTAAACGGGCAAAAGATGCGTTGTCTGCAACAGCTAAATTAAGTTTAATTGAAGCAGAATATTGTAATTTGTGCGGTGAAATGGTAACTGATTTACCTTGGAATAAACCAACATGTCCAGTAGGTCATCGGTTACCGCGATGCGCTATTACACTATTGCAAGTAACATGTCTTAAGTTTCGAAACTGTCCTAATTGTGGTAGAATATTTCATCCACTGTTGGATGATGAGTTCGATGATGTCAAGTGTTTTTATTGTGATATACCGGCTATACATGACAATAGAATTGTCTCTATTAGTAATGAAGTTGAAGAAAACTGTCAAAATCTTTCTCTACGACCACTCAGTGATCAGCAGAACAGTAAAGTACAAGAAAGTGAGAATATAGTGAGTGAAAAACGATCAAAGAAACGTAAAACTAATAGCGGTGATACTTTCACTttgattgttaataaaaatgatgaaactATTACGGAAACTTG ccatcATTATCATCGTCGTAAACATAAATATGAGGATGGCGTTCTATCATATCTATATCCTTCTCCAGTTGCTTTAAATCCTGCTCCATTTTTGCTTTTCTTTTGGCTTTGGGCGGTGTGTCAGTGA
- the LOC130669849 gene encoding uncharacterized protein LOC130669849 isoform X2 — MEASDYYNLSIQELVISPFAVDWSQDNQISVLTEKGVHIFELQPNPLCAYPTAKFKRSFIYASSYLPIGQFLPHMNSIINEFSRNDMYSFLLDVTLTPKIPDKIDHTPRIVGVSWSPIKLLSPSKCLLAVVTSTGAIDVTTKIRNSWYSISNLSALWWETVKDELEYDPENIQTNLVNAGKFRSNLQRLLGTAITWSPLYEDKSLSYSYLVTGYRSGDLVIWKVMKVFEIKLKVQPTIVYRTCFDINVKISKLIWVNLDTNKYLIVVGFIDGRVYGLQINKKNNTIIKESLYKYESTPDRMAVSFIQEYTRTNEVINIIITKSYFLIMLTIDKKGKLLGQQHIQLPGFSISGLTSIGKNRLVITTQDSKMYLITMKKCKLISESISHDMKPSKVHFLGLARAPSGVTLVNVTSPNVLYDHLVNREPSTIYLFNFKDDEFDHWKVLNKDDVTLGDHWDCLESIRIRASRDANPERIFPVISEDLESLSTHRLRVIMWLTLITEVMKNKKLVKKIDNFVGEVSEAQPLIFVHSAADFMIKISKKKLLSDDLRLSIHFLRLYMEVFLAGEDESTEKCISVKRAKDALSATAKLSLIEAEYCNLCGEMVTDLPWNKPTCPVGHRLPRCAITLLQVTCLKFRNCPNCGRIFHPLLDDEFDDVKCFYCDIPAIHDNRIVSISNEVEENCQNLSLRPLSDQQNSKVQESENIVSEKRSKKRKTNSGDTFTLIVNKNDETITETWINQ; from the exons atggaaGCCAGTgactattataatttatcaatacaaGAACTTGTTATATCTCCTTTTGCTGTTGATTGGTCACAAGATAATCAAATTTCTGTTTTAACCGAAAAAGGAgttcatatattt gAATTACAACCGAATCCATTGTGTGCATATCCTACAGCTAAATTCAAACGATCATTTATTTATGCATCAAGTTATTTACCAATCGGACAATTTTTACCCCACAtgaattcaataataaatgagTTCAGTCGAAACGACatgtattcatttttattagacGTAACGTTAACACCAAAAATACCAGATAAAATAGATCATACACCAAGAATTGTTGGAGTATCTTGGTCACCAATTAAATTACTATCACCATCAAAATGTTTATTGGCTGTTGTTACATCAACTGGTGCTATAGATGTAACTACTAAAATAAGGAATAGTTGGTACTCGATAAGTAATTTATCAGCGTTATGGTGGGAAACAGTAAAAGATGAATTGGAATATGACCCAGAAAATATTCAAACAAATCTTGTCAATGCTGGTAAATTTAGAAGTAATTTACAGAGACTGCTTGGAACAGCTATAACATGGAGTCCACTCTATGAAGATAAATCATTGTCTTACAGCTATTTGGTGACTGGGTACCGTAGCGGTGATCTAGTCATCTGGAAAGTTATGaaagtatttgaaataaaactgAAAGTACAGCCTACGATTGTCTATCGCACGTGTTTTGatataaatgttaaaatttcaaaacttatTTGGGTAAATCTTGAtaccaataaatatttaattgtcgTTGGATTCATTGATGGACGAGTTTATGgtcttcaaataaataaaaaaaataatacaataattaaagaatCACTTTATAAATATGAGTCTACTCCTGATCGTATGGCTGTCAGTTTTATACAAGAATATACACGCACTAATgaagttataaatattattattactaagagttattttttaataatgttaACCATTGATAAGAAAGGAAAATTGTTGGGACAACAACACATTCAATTACCAGGATTTTCAATAtctg gtTTAACTTCGATCGGAAAAAATCGACTAGTAATAACAACACAAGACAgcaaaatgtatttaataacaatgaaaaaatgtaaattaattagcgAGAGTATCAGTCACGATATGAAACCAtcaaaagttcattttttggGATTAGCACGTGCACCAAGTGGCGTTACATTAGTAAATGTCACAAGTCCAAATGTATTGTACGATCATCTAGTGAATCGCGAGCCGAgcacaatttatttattcaacttcAAAGATGACGAATTTGACCATTggaaagttttaaataaagacGACGTAACGCTTGGTGATCATTGGGACTGTTTGGAATCAATAAGAATACGGGCGTCACGTGATGCTAATCCAGAACGAATTTTCCCAGTTATTTCTGAGGATTTAGAATCATTGAGTACTCACAGACTTCGTGTTATCATGTGGCTAACATTGATTACAGAAGttatgaagaataaaaaacttgTTAAGAAGATTGATAACTTTGTTGGTGAAGTATCAGAAGCTCAGCCATTGATATTCGTTCATTCGGCAGCTGATTTTATGATTaagatatcgaaaaaaaaattattatctgatGATTTGAGGCtttctattcattttttacgTCTTTATATGGAAGTTTTTTTGGCTGGTGAAGATGAAAGTACGGAAAAATGTATTTCAGTTAAACGGGCAAAAGATGCGTTGTCTGCAACAGCTAAATTAAGTTTAATTGAAGCAGAATATTGTAATTTGTGCGGTGAAATGGTAACTGATTTACCTTGGAATAAACCAACATGTCCAGTAGGTCATCGGTTACCGCGATGCGCTATTACACTATTGCAAGTAACATGTCTTAAGTTTCGAAACTGTCCTAATTGTGGTAGAATATTTCATCCACTGTTGGATGATGAGTTCGATGATGTCAAGTGTTTTTATTGTGATATACCGGCTATACATGACAATAGAATTGTCTCTATTAGTAATGAAGTTGAAGAAAACTGTCAAAATCTTTCTCTACGACCACTCAGTGATCAGCAGAACAGTAAAGTACAAGAAAGTGAGAATATAGTGAGTGAAAAACGATCAAAGAAACGTAAAACTAATAGCGGTGATACTTTCACTttgattgttaataaaaatgatgaaactATTACGGAAACTTG gataaatcaataa